In Flavobacterium sp. N1736, the following are encoded in one genomic region:
- a CDS encoding Ku protein: MRAIWTGSISFGLINIPIKMFSAVQESSLDMDMLDEKDHSNIKFKRVNEKTGKEVTFADIVKGYKIDDKYVIVEDEDFEAADAVKTKTIDIQSFAYEKEIESIYYEQPYFLEPDKGAMNAYGLLRDALEFTGKVGVTSFVLRNKESLAILKPYKNLILLNRIRFEQEIRDTTELKLPAISKKTSKEMDMANKLIEQLTEKFDISAYKDEYTDKLLKIIKQKAKGKKQTKAPKLEVVHKQSDDLLSMLKASLDKKKSS; the protein is encoded by the coding sequence ATGAGGGCAATATGGACAGGTTCAATAAGTTTTGGGTTAATCAATATTCCCATAAAAATGTTTTCTGCCGTGCAGGAAAGTAGTCTTGACATGGATATGCTGGACGAAAAAGATCATTCGAATATAAAATTCAAACGTGTAAACGAAAAAACAGGCAAAGAAGTAACATTTGCCGATATTGTAAAAGGCTACAAAATCGATGATAAATATGTAATTGTCGAAGATGAAGATTTTGAAGCAGCCGATGCCGTTAAAACCAAAACGATAGACATTCAGAGTTTTGCCTACGAAAAAGAAATCGAAAGTATATATTACGAACAGCCGTATTTTCTTGAACCTGATAAAGGTGCCATGAATGCGTATGGTTTGCTTCGTGATGCACTCGAATTTACGGGTAAAGTAGGAGTGACGAGTTTTGTTTTGAGAAACAAAGAAAGTCTTGCGATTTTAAAACCATATAAAAACCTAATTCTTTTAAACAGAATTCGCTTCGAACAGGAAATCAGAGATACGACTGAACTTAAACTTCCTGCTATTTCTAAAAAGACTTCTAAAGAAATGGATATGGCAAATAAACTGATCGAACAACTAACAGAAAAGTTTGATATTAGCGCCTATAAAGACGAATACACCGATAAGCTTTTAAAAATAATCAAACAAAAAGCCAAAGGCAAAAAACAAACCAAAGCACCAAAATTAGAAGTTGTCCATAAACAAAGCGACGATTTATTAAGCATGTTAAAAGCGAGCCTTGATAAGAAGAAATCTTCATAG
- the ligD gene encoding DNA ligase D, which translates to MSLSKYNQKRNFKQTEEPKGTIGKSEKDLIFVVQKHAASHLHYDFRLELDGVLKSWAVPKGPSMDPEVKRLAMMVEDHPYDYKDFEGSIPEGNYGAGNVIVWDNGTYTTADETSTSAKKTLKADLNKGHLSFILNGEKLKGEFSLVKLHGKQENAWLLIKKKDKFATDDDILKKDKSVLSNKTLESLEKKTEAAKKSESKTNTVSKENSEQKNTATTSQKKENIDFIAPMLATIVDKPFDDPDWVFENKYDGYRAVATINADEAHLYSRNRISFDTNFKPVLDELKKINHEVILDGEVVVENSSGKANFQLLQNYLKTGEGTLKYYVFDILNLDGFSTANLTLLERKELLKILLDKYSFSNIHYSEHTVGDGIKSLEIAAKDKSEGIIAKKADSTYLVGKRSTNWLKIKIVQQEEAVIIGITEPKNSRNYFGAILLGQYYGKRLEYIGKCGTGFTEDVLKDLYTKFKPYFIKESPVTPKVKLRDTIQWLKPKFVCQVKFTEWTEDMRLRHPVYLGLRVDKKATEVFLTSKSNNTLNEKVMDTKMDTKEDSEKSQKDYDLKVGTKTLHLTNQNKIYFPADDITKGEIVQYYNEVADLILPYLKDRPQSMNRFPNGIDGPSFYQKDVDEDKIPKWIKTKKIYSESNDEHLNYLICNDKATLLYMANLGCIDINPWNSTIKHIENPDWLVIDIDPSNKNFEEVVQTALTVKEVMDELETECYCKTSGASGLHVYIPLGAKYDYDSIKILAELIATEIQKRLPEITSLERSIKKRNNKIYVDYLQNRRGQTLAAPYSVRPVPGAQVSTPLEWSEVHAKLHPSQFTIKNVLQRFEKKGDLWSPILGKGANIKKIMHKLESK; encoded by the coding sequence ATGTCACTTTCCAAATACAACCAAAAACGTAATTTTAAGCAAACCGAAGAACCAAAAGGCACGATTGGCAAATCTGAAAAAGATCTGATATTTGTGGTTCAAAAACATGCGGCTTCGCATTTGCATTACGATTTTAGGCTGGAACTTGATGGTGTTCTTAAAAGCTGGGCGGTTCCTAAAGGTCCGTCGATGGATCCTGAGGTGAAACGCCTCGCCATGATGGTTGAGGATCATCCTTATGATTATAAAGATTTTGAAGGCTCAATTCCCGAAGGAAATTATGGCGCCGGAAATGTTATTGTTTGGGATAACGGAACGTATACAACCGCCGATGAAACTTCAACATCGGCTAAAAAAACTCTAAAAGCAGATTTAAATAAAGGTCATTTGAGTTTTATCCTGAACGGAGAAAAACTTAAAGGTGAATTTTCGTTGGTAAAATTGCACGGCAAACAGGAAAACGCCTGGTTACTGATTAAGAAAAAAGACAAATTTGCTACGGACGATGATATTTTGAAAAAAGACAAATCAGTGCTTTCTAATAAAACCTTAGAATCGTTAGAAAAAAAAACGGAAGCAGCGAAAAAATCGGAAAGTAAAACCAACACTGTTTCCAAAGAAAATAGTGAGCAAAAAAATACTGCAACTACTTCTCAAAAAAAAGAAAATATAGATTTTATTGCGCCAATGCTTGCTACTATTGTCGATAAACCATTTGATGATCCTGATTGGGTTTTTGAAAATAAATACGATGGTTACCGTGCAGTTGCCACTATTAATGCAGATGAAGCTCATTTATATAGCCGAAACAGGATTTCGTTTGATACCAATTTTAAGCCTGTTCTCGATGAACTTAAAAAAATAAATCACGAAGTAATTTTAGATGGCGAAGTTGTGGTAGAAAACAGCTCCGGAAAAGCTAATTTTCAATTGCTTCAAAATTATCTTAAAACCGGTGAAGGAACTTTAAAATATTATGTTTTTGATATTTTAAACCTCGATGGTTTTTCTACTGCAAATTTGACTTTACTGGAACGTAAGGAACTTTTAAAAATACTGTTGGACAAATACTCTTTTTCAAACATTCATTATTCTGAACATACAGTTGGCGATGGCATTAAAAGCCTTGAAATTGCCGCAAAAGATAAAAGCGAAGGTATTATCGCCAAAAAAGCTGACAGCACTTATTTGGTTGGAAAAAGAAGTACCAACTGGCTTAAAATAAAAATAGTACAACAGGAAGAAGCAGTTATTATTGGAATTACTGAACCCAAAAATTCCCGTAACTATTTTGGCGCCATATTATTAGGTCAGTATTATGGAAAAAGACTGGAATATATTGGCAAATGCGGCACCGGTTTTACTGAAGATGTATTGAAGGATTTGTACACGAAATTTAAACCGTATTTTATAAAAGAATCGCCTGTAACGCCAAAAGTAAAACTCAGGGACACTATACAATGGTTAAAACCAAAGTTTGTGTGCCAGGTAAAATTTACGGAATGGACGGAAGATATGCGACTGAGACATCCGGTTTATCTGGGTTTGAGAGTGGATAAAAAAGCAACAGAAGTTTTTTTGACTTCAAAAAGTAACAATACTTTAAATGAAAAAGTCATGGATACAAAAATGGATACAAAAGAAGATTCTGAAAAATCTCAAAAAGATTATGATTTAAAAGTAGGGACAAAAACATTGCATCTTACCAATCAAAACAAGATTTATTTTCCTGCAGACGATATTACTAAAGGCGAAATTGTGCAATATTACAATGAAGTTGCTGATTTGATTCTTCCGTATTTAAAAGATCGTCCGCAATCTATGAACCGATTTCCTAATGGAATTGACGGACCAAGTTTTTACCAAAAAGATGTAGATGAAGATAAAATTCCGAAATGGATAAAAACAAAAAAAATCTATTCAGAATCAAACGATGAACATTTAAATTACCTGATTTGCAACGATAAAGCGACTTTACTTTATATGGCAAATTTGGGCTGTATCGATATTAATCCGTGGAATTCGACTATAAAACATATCGAAAATCCGGATTGGCTGGTTATCGATATTGATCCGTCAAATAAAAATTTTGAAGAAGTCGTGCAAACTGCTTTAACGGTAAAAGAAGTAATGGACGAACTTGAAACGGAATGTTATTGTAAAACATCCGGCGCTTCCGGATTACATGTTTATATTCCGCTTGGCGCTAAATACGATTATGATTCGATAAAAATTTTAGCGGAATTAATCGCAACAGAAATTCAAAAACGTTTGCCTGAAATAACTTCTCTTGAAAGAAGCATCAAAAAAAGAAATAATAAAATTTACGTCGATTATCTCCAAAACCGACGCGGACAAACTCTGGCCGCGCCCTACTCTGTTCGTCCCGTTCCCGGTGCGCAGGTTTCGACACCGCTGGAATGGAGCGAAGTACATGCAAAACTGCATCCGTCGCAATTTACCATCAAAAACGTATTACAGCGATTTGAGAAAAAAGGCGATTTATGGAGCCCAATTTTAGGCAAAGGCGCTAATATTAAAAAGATTATGCATAAACTGGAGAGTAAGTGA
- a CDS encoding PrgI family protein, with amino-acid sequence MENLNFINPLLHGIVPEEIENKVLNFSSKQLVCAGVGTLIAGALLKKAGHQKTGAMIAGLALPILATAVYKKVSQKAKDKKANSDTEHESVTEHA; translated from the coding sequence ATGGAAAATTTAAATTTCATTAATCCATTATTACACGGGATTGTTCCTGAAGAAATAGAAAACAAAGTATTAAACTTCTCCTCTAAGCAATTGGTTTGCGCAGGCGTTGGTACATTAATTGCCGGAGCTTTACTTAAAAAAGCCGGACATCAAAAAACCGGAGCTATGATTGCAGGTTTGGCGTTGCCTATTCTTGCGACTGCGGTTTACAAAAAAGTTTCACAAAAAGCAAAAGATAAAAAAGCGAATTCTGATACAGAACATGAATCTGTTACAGAACATGCATAA
- a CDS encoding CheR family methyltransferase, with the protein MSIPDTKQPPKTFQDFPVVGIGASAGGLDAFKKILKAIPENSGMAYVIVQHLSPDYPSNLTEILSQETTTPVHEIVNDINLAPNHIYIIPESTNLIAEDGVLKLHQRTRSDKQNKSIDIFFESLAEVHKSFAIGVILSGTAFDGTIGLKKIKEFGGATIAQDPETAAFKGMPQSAIDADVIDYILAPEDIASKLVQIRKSYINNHGYSEEEHIPQDEEEVLNQIINLVYLRTSNDFSHYKQPTIRRRIARRMVILKKETMQDYYNTLRNDKNEQDLLFNDFLIPVTYFFRDENFFESLPTLVFPQLINNIVNNNLRIWIAGCASGEEAYSLAISLHEYLSEKNLKEVRVQIFASDISEKSITKARAALYSPQDVQQISDTRLHNYFTKRNGHYHINKVIRDMCIFAVHNFIKDPPFARIDLVSCRNVLIYFDPFLQKKVLSSFHYSLKEKGFLLLGKSESITNAANLFDTVGKHEKIYVRKFAPVRYVPEAFKPANIKARDKIGTYNLKTIPETDFRKVASDILFSKYTPASVIIDEHLEIVHFHGDTTPFLLPSPGKPNFNILKMAREGISFELRNALLTIKNEKENVSKENITVKNQNYLASFEILMLPNDEDLLMVLFHQHLLPAPDNETKSSSKSADQKRIKELEKELSQLREDIKRVTEEQQTAFEELQTTNEELLSSSEELQAMNEELETSTEELQSNNEELVCVNDELLDRQEQLISTRNYSESIVKTIREPLLIIDKDFSVKSANPAFYKYFQTTEAETEGHSFFEIGDCQWDIPEFKDLIFKMLGEKTAIEDYKVDTVCTSIGKKTMMVNARKILNAKPEGMILLALEDITDLVTTNDLLKIKNTELEKYNDQLETFTSAASHDLQEPLRKINMFCKKVFSGEKSLSENSKHDLERVLFLVNNMSQLVTDLINYSRINFIEKEFKKTDLNLLLKKTIGDMKDVIAEKKAIIKVDSFMQMEVISYQIQQLFTNLISNAIKYSRQDVAPEIKIETQLPSSEEITKIGGNPEINYIKICVSDNGIGFDSRYEDKIFEPFYRLHSVDEYAGTGLGLTLVRKIVENHNGIIKACSKIGEGTTMTIYLPLN; encoded by the coding sequence ATGAGCATTCCTGATACAAAACAGCCCCCAAAAACATTTCAGGACTTTCCCGTAGTTGGTATTGGGGCATCGGCAGGAGGATTAGATGCCTTCAAAAAAATACTTAAAGCAATACCTGAAAATTCAGGAATGGCGTATGTTATCGTGCAGCATTTGTCGCCGGATTATCCAAGCAATTTAACCGAAATATTATCGCAGGAAACCACAACTCCTGTTCATGAAATTGTGAACGATATTAATCTTGCGCCAAATCATATTTATATCATTCCTGAAAGTACTAATTTAATAGCCGAAGACGGCGTTTTAAAACTACACCAAAGAACCCGAAGCGATAAGCAAAACAAAAGCATCGATATTTTTTTTGAATCGCTTGCAGAGGTGCATAAAAGTTTTGCTATTGGCGTTATACTTTCCGGAACTGCTTTTGATGGTACTATCGGATTAAAAAAAATAAAAGAATTTGGCGGTGCCACTATCGCACAAGATCCTGAAACGGCAGCTTTTAAAGGAATGCCGCAAAGTGCAATCGATGCTGATGTTATTGATTATATTCTGGCTCCCGAAGATATTGCTTCAAAATTAGTTCAAATTCGAAAGAGTTATATTAACAATCACGGTTACAGCGAAGAAGAACATATTCCTCAAGATGAAGAAGAAGTGCTGAATCAGATTATAAATCTTGTTTATTTAAGAACCAGCAACGATTTTAGTCATTATAAACAACCTACAATAAGAAGACGTATTGCCCGAAGAATGGTTATCCTGAAAAAAGAAACCATGCAGGATTATTATAATACACTTCGAAATGATAAAAATGAGCAGGATTTACTTTTTAATGATTTCCTGATTCCTGTTACTTATTTTTTTAGAGATGAGAATTTTTTTGAGAGTTTGCCCACTTTGGTTTTTCCTCAATTAATAAACAATATTGTCAATAATAATTTAAGAATCTGGATTGCCGGCTGTGCTTCCGGTGAAGAAGCGTATTCATTGGCGATAAGTCTTCATGAATATTTATCTGAAAAAAACCTTAAAGAAGTAAGAGTCCAGATTTTTGCTTCGGATATATCCGAGAAATCGATCACAAAAGCAAGAGCCGCTTTATATTCTCCTCAGGATGTGCAGCAAATTTCGGATACGAGACTTCATAATTATTTTACAAAAAGAAACGGACATTATCATATCAATAAAGTGATTCGTGATATGTGCATTTTTGCAGTTCACAATTTTATAAAAGATCCGCCTTTTGCGAGAATCGATTTGGTTTCATGCCGAAATGTTTTAATTTATTTTGATCCGTTTTTACAAAAGAAGGTATTAAGTTCTTTTCATTATTCATTAAAAGAGAAAGGCTTTTTGCTTCTTGGAAAATCAGAAAGTATAACCAATGCTGCAAATTTATTTGATACTGTTGGCAAACACGAAAAAATATATGTGCGCAAATTTGCTCCGGTCCGTTATGTACCCGAAGCTTTTAAACCGGCAAATATTAAAGCGCGTGATAAAATTGGTACTTATAATTTAAAAACAATTCCGGAAACTGATTTTAGAAAAGTAGCATCTGATATTTTATTCTCAAAATATACGCCGGCAAGTGTGATCATAGATGAACATTTAGAAATTGTTCATTTTCACGGCGATACAACGCCGTTTTTATTGCCTTCTCCGGGAAAACCAAATTTTAATATTTTAAAAATGGCACGCGAAGGCATTAGCTTTGAACTTCGCAACGCTCTTTTGACAATAAAGAATGAAAAAGAGAATGTTAGCAAAGAGAATATTACCGTGAAGAATCAAAATTATCTGGCTTCATTTGAGATTCTTATGCTTCCTAATGACGAAGATCTTTTGATGGTTCTTTTTCATCAACACCTTTTGCCTGCGCCGGATAATGAAACGAAATCAAGTTCTAAAAGTGCTGATCAAAAGCGAATAAAAGAATTAGAGAAAGAACTGAGCCAGTTGCGCGAAGATATTAAACGTGTAACCGAAGAACAGCAAACCGCTTTTGAAGAACTGCAGACTACGAACGAAGAATTGTTGAGCAGCAGCGAAGAACTTCAGGCAATGAATGAGGAATTAGAAACGTCGACAGAGGAACTGCAATCGAATAATGAAGAATTAGTGTGTGTAAATGATGAACTTTTAGACCGTCAGGAACAGCTTATTTCGACACGTAATTACTCAGAATCAATTGTAAAAACAATTCGAGAGCCTTTGCTTATTATTGATAAGGATTTTAGTGTAAAAAGTGCCAATCCTGCTTTTTATAAATATTTTCAAACTACCGAAGCTGAAACAGAAGGACATTCATTTTTTGAAATTGGAGACTGTCAATGGGATATTCCTGAATTTAAAGATCTGATTTTTAAAATGCTGGGAGAAAAAACAGCCATCGAAGATTATAAAGTTGATACTGTATGTACCAGTATTGGCAAAAAAACCATGATGGTAAATGCCCGCAAAATCCTGAATGCCAAACCCGAAGGAATGATTCTGCTGGCACTTGAAGACATTACAGATTTGGTGACTACGAATGATTTATTAAAAATAAAAAATACCGAATTAGAGAAATACAACGACCAGCTGGAAACTTTTACATCGGCGGCAAGCCACGATTTACAAGAACCATTGCGCAAAATTAATATGTTTTGCAAAAAGGTTTTTAGCGGCGAAAAAAGCTTGTCAGAAAACAGTAAGCATGATCTGGAGCGTGTCTTGTTTTTGGTTAACAATATGAGTCAGTTGGTTACAGATCTTATCAATTATTCGAGAATCAATTTTATTGAAAAAGAATTTAAAAAAACCGACTTAAATTTACTTTTAAAGAAAACTATTGGCGATATGAAGGATGTTATTGCCGAGAAAAAAGCGATTATTAAAGTCGATTCTTTTATGCAAATGGAGGTTATATCGTATCAAATACAACAATTGTTTACTAATTTAATTTCAAATGCTATAAAATATTCCAGGCAAGATGTTGCTCCTGAAATAAAGATAGAAACACAACTGCCTTCATCTGAAGAAATAACTAAGATTGGCGGAAATCCTGAAATCAATTATATCAAAATTTGCGTGAGTGATAACGGTATTGGTTTTGATAGCAGGTACGAAGACAAAATTTTTGAACCTTTCTACAGATTGCATAGTGTAGATGAATATGCCGGCACCGGACTTGGCCTAACGCTGGTTAGGAAAATTGTAGAGAATCATAATGGAATTATAAAAGCATGCAGCAAAATTGGTGAAGGTACAACGATGACAATATACCTTCCGTTAAACTAA